One Physeter macrocephalus isolate SW-GA chromosome 7, ASM283717v5, whole genome shotgun sequence genomic window, ACGTGAGGCCAGCCTGGAACCCCATATCATCACAAACATGGTGACAAGCTGTCACTCGATGACTTCTTCCTCCCAGCCACCCTCCAACCCCTCCGCAGGGGCACCCCATCACTGGCGCGTCAGGCCCACCCTCACCGCCGGGCCTGGGTGCCGCAATGAGGGCCGCGAGGCAGGAGCCACAGGACCCACAAGCCTAAGTCACCCCTGACCCCACAGCTCGAGAAGCCCGAGCTCGGGGACGCGCCTGGGGCCGTGGCCAAGGCGGCCTGGCGTGGGGACAGCCCGCACCTGAGGAGAGCTCCACCTCGAGCGTGTATCCGCGGGAGCCCAGCCCGTGGTGCCGCACAAACCCTTCCGGGTCGCTGTCCTCCGAGGGCGGCCCCGCGGCTCCCGGGCGGCGGGCGCAGATAGCCAGGCTCTTGCTGCAGCAGGGCTGCTCCTCGTCCCTGCCTGCCTCCTCGGCCATGGCGGGCAAGGCAGCCCCCGGGGTCGGCTCAAGGTCAAAGGGCACCAGCAGCTGGAAGCAGCTCTCCAACTCCGTGAGGCAGTTCCGGATCTCCCTGGACATTTCTGGGAGAACGAGACGGGGCTCGCTGGGTCCCATCAGGACTTGGCCGTTGAGGGTGGGGATGCAGCCAGCTGCCCGCCTTGCCCCCCACTGCCTCCACAGGGGCAGGCAGGCGCCCTGCTCCAGAGACCACCCGGCCGGCCGCAGCAAGGCCATCCTTCAAGACCTCCTGGGTACCACCCTCAGTCCTGACTCATGCTGCGACAGCGCCCGGCGGCGTCTATGGACACCCAGCGAGAACCTCTGTGGACAGTACTTCTGGAAGACAGCAGCCAGCCAAGGGGGCACACCACCACCGTCCTGCTCTGGCCGCCCCCCACCCTCCCGGCATCCCCCCCGGGCCGACCACCCCTCCCTGCTCTGCGGCTGTCCTGAGGCCAGGCCTCCTCCCCAGGCGCTCCCCCAACGGCTGCCCTTCACGGGAAGGGCTGGCCAACGGTGGGGATCTGGGGAGGAGGCCGGCAAGACcacagctggggggtgggggagcgtCAGACACATGGGGTGCGCAGACCACTGCGGGGTGCACGGCTCAAGCACGGCCGCCGGGGCCGCGGGGGAGGCGTGGATGGCCTGCAGGGTGCCTCTTGCTGCCCGGCCTccagaggggagggctggggtctGTGGCTGagtgcctcccccagccccccgccaAGCCAGCCTGCCCActtgcctccccaccccacccctggcgGGGACCAGGCCCTGGGACGGGAGAACAGAGAGCTGGGCGGAGACCCGAGCTCTGCCTGGGAAGGTGCAGCGGGCGAGCACGGGGGCACCCCCGGTCCCCACAGCTCACCTTCCATCTCCCGCGCGGCCCGCTCAGACCTCTCCTTGTAGATCCTGTCCAAGCGCTTCTGTTTCTCCTCTGCTCGCCGTCTCTCCGCCAGAGTCCTAGCGTCCACATCTTGAAAATCTACCTGAAAAGTTGACGTAAAGATCACACCTGACCATCATGAACCCAAGTAAAACAAGAATCAAAAACGGGcctaagggggcttccctggtggcgcagtggttaagaatccgcctgccaatgcagggcacacgggttcgagccctggtctaggaggatcccgcatgccgcagagtaactaagcccgtgcgtcacaactactgagcctgtgctctagagctcacgaggccacaactgctgagcccgcgtaccacaactactgaaggctgtgtgcctagagcctgggctccacaacaagagaagccaccgcgacgaaaagcccacgcaccacaatgaagagtagcccccgctcaccgcagctacagaaaagcctgcgcgtagcaacgaagaccccaggcaaccaaaattaaataaataaactaactaaaattaaaaaaccaaaaaccaaaaagtgGCGTAAGGGAAGACGCAGCCGCGCCAGCTACAGCCATGAGCTCTACGGGTCTCAAGTTCACACGCGCTGTTTTAACACACACAGCGACACACTCAGCTGCGATGTTTAACCCCCCTTATCCCCCGGGAAGAACACAGCCAACGGCGTCTACTAGTAACATAAGACGTAAAAGGCTTCCAGCCCCACGCGTgctgcaggcaggcaggcaggcagcaagCTCGCTCCAATTAGCGGGAAGGAAGGCTGCTGGCTGGACCGAGGGGCCTGAGAACACGCTCGAGTGGACCCCTAGGGAGTGGCAGGAAAGGCAGCAGCCGCAGGGCCGGGAGCACGGGCACGTGGGGGAGGCTGGCGCTACCGGTACTGGTAGGTACCATCCACCCGGGCCGGCCAGAGCCTGTGGCAGCCCAGGCAGCAACTCACAGTGAAAGCGGGGCACAGCCCGAGCGCAGAGCCCAGCACAGAAAGGGCTGCGTCTGAGCAGCTGAAtctccctccttcttctttttcatctttcctagAAACCAGGTCCAAAGGCTCAGCACCACCGACAGGTGGGGACAAGCTGCGGCTCTTCCCCCAAAGCTGCTCCTCCTGTCTTGGGAGCCCCGGAGGCCCGCCCCCTTCAGTACCCCCGGGGGCCAGGCAGGTCTCCCCGCGGGGAGGGGCAGCGCAGCTTGGGGCCTGCCCACCTGTTTGTTGTGCGTTAAGAAGTGGAAGCCCAGGGCCAGCTTCTTATAGGCTGTACCATACTTCTCGTTCCAGCCGCGGATGGCCCGGGTGGCAGCCTGCCTCAGCTTCTGTGCCACCTCCCTGGGTGGCGGCAGGGGCCGCTCGTGGTCGGTGCCCAGTGTGAGCTCCAGGAACTCCTGGAAGTTGGAAACGACTAGCATCCTGAAATGGTGAGACCTGGTGAAGAGCTGGTCCAGGACCTGGAAAGCGGAGAGGCGGACCTCGGCGTGCTCCTGGCTCAGCTGGGCCATCAGCAAGTGGTAGGTGTGGCCAAGCTGCTCCTCCGAAGACCTGGGGACACAGCTGTCCTCACCAGGCGCCTGACGCACCCACAGGTGGCGGGGACGCGGGCCCTCCCACCACCCTCTGCCCTTCCTCCAGAGCAAAGTGGACAAACTACTGCCTGCGGGCCACACCCAGCCCCTGCCTATCTCTGCTTGGCCCACAAGTCAAGAacggtttttcctttttttggttaaGACAAGTCAAAAGAGTAACACTTCCTGACGTGTGAGATTCAGCATGGGtgcccagttttattgagacccAGCCaggcccattcattcattcagcagctgACCGCCCGTCCACAGCCCAGTGCCCACAGCAGACTTGACCGCCTGCGGAGCCTGAAGGACTCCCCACCCGGCCGGCCCGCGGGTAGAGGTCTGCCGGCCGTGCACTCGCGTAGCAGAGACCCCACGTCCCAGCACCCCCAGAAAGCTCTGTGGGTCTCTGGGAGCCGCCCTGGCAGGGCTGGCACACACCCTGACCCCTCGTTGCTCCTCCTCCCGGCCATCCCCGCCCCTGCATACACCCTGCTGTTTGGGGGGATTCTGGGGTGTGCGGCAAAACCTGATCTGAGCCTGGTCCCAGATCTGGGACCTTTTATCGAAACGTAAATCACTAACACGATCGCTTAAGTGCTCCTGTTTTATAAACACAGGATAAGAATAATCAATAATTCTCCTGGCTTACATTCGCAGCATGAGAGGCCCTCTAcagtgggagaaaagaaagggtgGTGTTGAAATACAGGTCCTGCAGAGCCCACCTGCTATGATCTCTAACCTTCCTCCCATCCTTCGTTCCAACAATAACTAATCCATAAGTCACACGCGTGcgctcaacacacacacacacacacacacacacacacacacacacacacacacacacacacacacacgggagagAAAAGACACAAACCACAGCCCTGCTGTGTTCTCCCCCATGCCGCACAGCCCCACCTGGGACCGCTACCCAGAACACGACCAGGCGCCGCAGGGCCCTGGGGAGACGTCCTGGGCATGACCCTTTGCTGGTTCTTTCCTGGCAGAGGATCGATCGTGGGGACAGGCAGGGGAGGGCGGACCCCGGGGGAGCCCCACGATCTCCCAGGGCTGTCACGGGCTTGCTGAGGCAGCCGTCACCTAAAACGTGAACGCTTACAACGTACTTGCAAATTTTCTTCAGCTCTTTCATTTTCTCGGGATTCACTTGGGGCTCTCCTGAAGTTGTGGGGAGAGAACAGACACAAACCACAGCCCTGCTGTGTTCTCCCCCATGCCGCACAGCCCCACCTGGGACCGCTACCCAGAACACGACCAGGCGCCGCAGGGCCCTGGGGAGACGTCCTGGGCATGACCCTTTGCTGGTTCTTTCCTGGCAGAGGATCGATCGTGGGGACAGGCAGGGGAGGGCGGACCCCGGGGGAGCCCCACGATCTCCCAGGGCTGTCACGGGCTTGCTGAGGCAGCCGTCACCTAAAACGTGAACGCTTACAACGTACTTGCAAATTTTCTTCAGCTCTTTCATTTTCTCGGGATTCACTTGGGGCTCTCCTGAAGTTGTGAGCTCTTCCACCAACTCTGAAAGTTTCCGATCCATGTGCAGAAACCTGGAACGCAGACACGCTAAATGACCACCTAGTACTTCAAGGCTCTGAGTTTCATTAGCAAATGTTTGCTAGGCTCCACATCGGGGTGTGGGCGCAAGGCTGGGTCCTCGCTCCCTGGCCTCTGGGAGGTGACCCCCGATGCTAAAATACAATTCTACGTGACGTTCCAAATCAGACCAACAAGACCTTTTtggggaaaatttaaaaaagaacaacaacacgTGAGCTCTGCAGATGTACGGTCCGACCCCACCAGCGCGGCAGAGGCTGCAGCCCCGGCTGTTCTCCGCCTCTGGCCACGCACTGCGGAAAGGCAAGCATCAGAACGGTCCAAATTGCACTTAGTTAAATTAGCTTTCCCACAGGACCGCCGCCGCCCCTCTTCCCTCGCCAACACCACTATCCATCCGAAGGCCACAAGGTGGCCTCCACACCCGGAGCGAGCTGCTGCGACTCGACCTGCGCGCGGGGAGCCGCCCGGAGGCCGGGTGAGGAGGAGGCCGGGGTGCCCGCGCAGCACttgagcaggaaggaaggggccGGGGTCGCCCTGAGCCTGGGGCGCCGAGGACGCCTGGCTGGCTACAGGGCTCGGCTTCACCAGTGGAACGAAGGGCCGGGAAGGTGGGcgcagcctctcccgtcgcgCCCGCCAACAGTAACATTTATCGTCGCCGACCCTCGGCGGCCGGGGCGGGGGCCGCTCTCCCGAGCACACGCCAGCACCCGGCTGCCCACGGCCCTGTCAGGGCCGACTCCGCCCCCGTCCTGAAGTCCGGGGAGCGGCCGGACTGAGGAGGGGGCGTCCGGGGAGAGGGGCGGTAGGGGCATCACGGCGGGGGACGCAGGGGGCGTCCCCAAGACAGGGCTCGCCCtccggccccccgcccccgccccgtcgCCCCTGCCCGGCGGCGCAGGACCGCGGTACCTACCGGGCGACCCGGCCGCTCGGCTCGcctcacctcaccccaccctTCCGGCGAAGGGCCCGCCCCCTGTCACATGCCCCAGATCGCGACAGTCATTGGCTCGCCCTggcccgggcggggcgggggcgaaGGTCTGCCCGGCCAAGATAGCGTCTACGCCGCGACGCCGCTGCTCTCAAGTTAGCCCGCCCCTTCCGGAGGAGGCCCCGCCCGCCTCCTGTCACGCGCCCCCGAACTCGGCAAGCAATGGCTCGCCCTGACCTCCGAGGCGCGGACGTGGGGTCAGGGCCGAGGTCTGCGCGGTGACGCAGGCGCGCTCCCGGCAGGGGAGGGTCGGCCGGGGAGGGCCGGCCGGGGAGGGCGACGCGCGAGAAAAAGGAGGCGGGCGGGCGCAGCAAGTTCTTAAAGGAGCCGCGTGCGCGGGGGAgacggggcggggccgggctgaGGGGTGCGAGCTCGGCGTTCACGGCGTCGCCGCCGGGAGGACTGCGgtcccccggcccggccccgcccctgcgACGGGTCTCCCGGGTGGGCGCCGCTGCGCGTTTCTCCGGGAGTGCCGGAGACCCTTCCTCAGGCGCCGCTCGGAGGGTGCCCGGGAGGGGGCGCGGGCTCCCCGGGGCTGGGGGCCTCGGCAGATGACCCCCAACCCTCCCCGAGGAGTGGCGCCCCCGCTGTCGGCACTAGCCTCGCCTGGGCGGCTACACTTCCCGGGTCCGATGGCAGCGCTGGGAGCCGTGTCCGGGGGACCCTTCCCGGGAGACCCTCCCTGGTTCGTCTCCCGCCCGCTCGGTGGCCGAACGTCCCGGAGGCGGGGACAGCCCGGGCTGGGCGTTGGGTCCTCACGCGGCCGGGGACCCCAGGTGCCAGGTGACACCCCCAGCCAGGTGGCCGCGCACCCCAGCCGCCCTCCCCGGCGGCCCCTGCGTCCTCGGACCCCCGCCGCAGCCAGGCCCTCGGGAGGCGCTCGCCCGCTCACCGGCCCCGGGCGCCCGGCCCTCCCTCCGCAGCGCCGCGGCCTCCCCAGCTCTTGCCCGCCTCACTGGGGCTCTGGGTGCCGCGGCGCCGGCCCAGAGCGGCGTCAGGGGGCAGCTGGGATGCGCCGCGACCCGGGGTGGGGGTCGCCTGCCCCAGAGCGCGGGCGCCGCGGCCTTAGCGCGCAGCCCAGGCAGGGCCCCTCCCTGGCCGACGGTGACCAGGCGCCTGTCTCCAGCCTCAAAACGGCGTGAAGCGCTGAGACGCCACAACACGAGGGGCCTTAAACACAAGACGCTGAGTGAAAGGAGGCCGTCAAAAAGAGCAAATGTGTGATGCCACTTAGacaaaatgtccagaagaggcaaacccacagcagagggaagggaCGGGAAGCGCCTGCACGTGGGCACAGGGGTTCTTTCTTGGGGTGACAGACGTGACCTAGAATTAGAGGTGCTGGGTGCCCAACCTCCTTACTGTATTAAAACGTTGAGTTGTACATTTTGAAAGGGTGGCTcttgtggtatgtgaattacatctcaatacgTAGCTATTAAGAGAAAGGAAacgaaagaaggaaaaagacaaaaatgaatttaaaaacgacacaagaaagagagaggaagtggcCGCCTGCCCTCTCTGTGCCCAGACCTCAGGCCTCTGGTTTGCTCCAAGCAACCAAGAGCTGTTTCCCTTCTGCGGCTACAGGGTAACTGTTTCCTGACCTAACGAGGCCCGACTCTTTccagctcctccccagccctgtgCGGGCCCAACTCCTAGGAGCTGTCCCTGCCCCGACCCAGGTTGCCCAAGATGCTTGTGTGGCCCAGTCCAGCCTTGTGCCCACACCACCTGAGCCACCTGCCTGCTGCCCTCTGGTGTCAGCTGATGGATGGCCGTCTGTCCTTCCACTCGCTCTGGCCAATGACCTTGGAGCCCCCCTGCACCCCTCTTCCTCTCACCCGCCTCGGGAGTCCAGACAGGCCCACTTTCAGAACGTATTCAGGAGCCGAGCACTTTCGGTCATCCACGGCCACCAGCAGGTCCCTGCCACCCCCCCGCCAGCGGGTCACTGCAGTCACCTCTGCCCCCTCTGCCCTCAGACCCCTAGGGTCCGTTCACCTTGCAGCAGCCAGAGGAACCCTCTAGAGGCTGAGGTCAGATCGTGTCACCCCTTCGGCCCTGCAGTGGCTCCCATCCCAGAGCAAAGCAAAAGCCTTTATCAGCCCACGGGGCCTTCCGGGTCTGTGCTGGccgccccacctcctccccctgctcTCCCCTCATCCCTGCAGCCACGTCAGGCTTCCTGGAGCCACCCCGTGCCTGGAAGTCTGTTCATCGCCCCCCAGCACTTTCTCCTGCAGCCTCTCGCCTCCCTTGCTGCGACAAGCCTCCCCTCACCCGGCCCCCGCCcggcctgcctgccctgccttAACCTCCTGTGCTCTGTCTCACAGTGCTCACAGCTCTGTCTCACACTCACAAGATGACAGGCTTGTAATCTTATCACTAGGTTACTGGGTGTTTTCCTCTTCTGCTCTCAGGACACATGCTCCGTGAAAACAGGGATCTTTGCCTTGTACCGTGATACCAGCCACGCAGTAGGTGTTCCACACTTGTTGAATgttgaatcaataaataaaattagccaAGCTGAAGTGTGGTGAGAACTAAAAGAGATACTGTAAAACAACCAAATGGGATTTTTCAGGAGGATAAACCTCAAGCAGCGTGAACGTGAAGAAAACCACTCAAGGCACGTCATAATCAAATTGTGGAAAACCAGTGACAAAGAAGCACCTTAAAAGCAGTCtgagagggcttccttggtggtgcagtggttgagagtccgcctgccgatgcaggggacgtgggttcgtaccccggtcggggaggatcccacatgccgcagagcggccgggcccgtgtgccgtggctgctgggcctgagcgtccggagcctgtgctccgcaacgggagaggccacaacagtgagaaacccgcataccgcaaaaaaaaagaaNNNNNNNNNNNNNNNNNNNNNNNNNNNNNNNNNNNNNNNNNNNNNNNNNNNNNNNNNNNNNNNNNNNNNNNNNNNNNNNNNNNNNNNNNNNNNNNNNNNNNNNNNNNNNNNNNNNNNNNNNNNNNNNNNNNNNNNNNNNNNNNNNNNNNNNNNNNNNNNNNNNNNNNNNNNNNNNNNNNNNNNNNNNNNNNNNNNNNNNNNNNNNNNNNNNNNNNNNNNNNNNNNNNNNNNNNNNNNNNNNNNNNNNNNNNNNNNNNNNNNNNNNNNNNNNNNNNNNNNNNNNNNNNNNNNNNNNNNNNNNNNNNNNNNNNNNNNNNNNNNNNNNNNNNNNNNNNNNNNNNNNNNNNNNNNNNNNNNNNNNNNNNNNNNNNNNNNNNNNNNNNNNNNNNNNNNNNNNNNNNNNNNNNNNNNNNNNNNNNNNNNNNNNNNNNNNNNNNNNNNNNNNNNNNNNNNNNNNNNNNNNNNNNNNNNNNNNNNNNNNNNNNNNNNNNNNNNNNNNNNNNNNNNNNNNNNNNNNNNNNNNNNNNNNNNNNNNNNNNNNNNNNNNNNNNNNNNNNNNNNNNNNNNNNNNNNNNNNNNNNNNNNNNNNNNNNNNNNNNNNNNNNNNNNNNNNNNNNNNNNNNNNNNNNNNNNNNNNNNNNNNNNNNNNNNNNNNNNNNNNNNNNNNNNNNNNNNNNNNNNNNNNNNNNNNNNNNNNNNNNNNNNNNNNNNNNNNNNNNNNNNNNNNNNNNNNNNNNNNNNNNNNNNNNNNNNNNNNNNNNNNNNNNNNNNNNNNNNNNNNNNNNNNNNNNNNNNNNNNNNNNNNNNNNNNNNNNNNNNNNNNNNNNNNNNNNNNNNNNNNNNNNNNNNNNNNNNNNNNNNNNNNNNNNNNNNNNNNNNNNNNNNNNNNNNNNNNNNNNNNNNNNNNNNNNNNNNNNNNNNNNNNNNNNNNNNNNNNNNNNNNNNNNNNNNNNNNNNNNNNNNNNNNNNNNNNNNNNNNNNNNNNNNNNNNNNNNNNNNNNNNNNNNNNNNNNNNNNNNNNNNNNNNNNNNNNNNNNNNNNNNNNNNNNNNNNNNNNNNNNNNNNNNNNNNNNNNNNNNNNNNNNNNNNNNNNNNNNNNNNNNNNNNNNNNNNNNNNNNNNNNNNNNNNNNNNNNNNNNNNNNNNNNNNNNNNNNNNNNNNNNNNNNNNNNNNNNNNNNNNNNNNNNNNNNNNNNNNNNNNNNNNNNNNNNNNNNNNNNNNNNNNNNNNNNNNNNNNNNNNNNNNNNNNNNNNNNNNNNNNNNNNNNNNNNNNNNNNNNNNNNNNNNNNNNNNNNNNNNNNNNNNNNNNNNNNNNNNNNNNNNNNNNNNNNNNNNNNNNNNNNNNNNNNNNNNNNNNNNNNNNNNNNNNNNNNNNNNNNNNNNNNNNNNNNNNNNNNNNNNNNNNNNNNNNNNNNNNNNNNNNNNNNNNNNNNNNNNNNNNNNNNNNNNNNNNNNNNNNNNNNNNNNNNNNNNNNNNNNNNNNNNNNNNNNNNNNNNNNNNNNNNNNNNNNNNNNNNNNNNNNNNNNNNNNNNNNNNNNNNNNNNNNNNNNNNNNNNNNNNNNNNNNNNNNNNNNNNNNNNNNNNNNNNNNNNNNNNNNNNNNNNNNNNNNNNNNNNNNNNNNNNNNNNNNNNNNNNNNNNNNNNNNNNNNNNNNNNNNNNNNNNNNNNNNNNNNNNNNNNNNNNNNNNNNNNNNNNNNNNNNNNNNNNNNNNNNNNNNNNNNNNNNNNNNNNNNNNNNNNNNNNNNNNNNNNNNNNNNNNNNNNNNNNNNNNNNNNNNNNNNNNNNNNNNNNNNNNNNNNNNNNNNNNNNNNNNNNNNNNNNNNNNNNNNNNNNNNNNNNNNNNNNNNNNNNNNNNNNNNNNNNNNNNNN contains:
- the UVSSA gene encoding UV-stimulated scaffold protein A isoform X3; its protein translation is MDRKLSELVEELTTSGEPQVNPEKMKELKKICKSSEEQLGHTYHLLMAQLSQEHAEVRLSAFQVLDQLFTRSHHFRMLVVSNFQEFLELTLGTDHERPLPPPREVAQKLRQAATRAIRGWNEKYGTAYKKLALGFHFLTHNKQVDFQDVDARTLAERRRAEEKQKRLDRIYKERSERAAREMEEMSREIRNCLTELESCFQLLVPFDLEPTPGAALPAMAEEAGRDEEQPCCSKSLAICARRPGAAGPPSEDSDPEGFVRHHGLGSRGYTLEVELSSDSLKVHEDEDNLVIMHAVRDTLRLIQNRFLPAVCSWVQLFTRAGTHGGHLEGAIELKAELETALRRSRELDVMPKEGCRREAAAPGDRDEDDDDQDFVEVPEKEGYEACVPEHLQPEYGLEKDPATRASQARKRTGSSEEACDPTSAAAQLRWLQRHLPPASPASPRAPLGPEEAERLAAERARAPVVPFGVDLCYWGREEPTAGKILKSDSEHRFWKPREVDAEVESAAVSESLRSRHITFAGRFEPVQHRCRAPRPDGRLCERQDRLKPGRTLSS